One Anthonomus grandis grandis chromosome 15, icAntGran1.3, whole genome shotgun sequence DNA segment encodes these proteins:
- the LOC126744965 gene encoding odorant receptor 49b-like, producing the protein MIVIGIWKMSQAKDTSITKIYKAYSRFVQFLFSLLTFSIIMRLFQLVITGATPAKIFGCVTITLIICTMNCTVLVFIKNGIPEMFSKVMNEEAEILKCREPDVRQTYLGRVKYYNRTTTCQIMSTFFSASMFVSSNLYKLIMDAFQEHETFMYEFWFPFDEIKYKFLVVFFNLLMVSMGFFFNIASRITPQSLIIFISAELRILQIRIRRAFDNECTDEKVILVKVKQLVRKHQSIIRFVELLNDAIKNMIFLEFLINSVNVAAALLQVVTVRTNSEMAFSFFHLSLLVVQIFILSWSANDINIQSLDIANAVYESNWIDQSEEVKKIMYIMLMRAQKPLILTIGSFRVMNVESALITMKGAYTYASVMIQKYT; encoded by the exons ATGATAGTGATTGGAATATGGAAGATGTCACAAGCAAAAGACACATCCATAACGAAGATCTACAAAGCATACTCACGGTTTGTTCAATTCCTGTTTAGTTTACTAACATTCTCGATCATTATGAGACTTTTTCAACTAGTGATTACCGGAGCAACACCCGCTAAAATTTTCGGATGTGTCACCATAACGTTGATTATTTGCACAATGAACTGCACGGtattggtttttattaaaaatggaatTCCAGAAATGTTTTCTAAAGTAATGAACGAAGAAGCCGAGATCTTAAAGTGCAGGGAACCTGACGTACGACAAACGTACTTGGGTCGAGTCAAGTACTACAATCGGACCACCACGTGTCAAATAATGTCGACTTTTTTTTCTGCATCCATGTTCGTGTCATCGAATCTCTATAAATTGATAATGGACGCGTTTCAGGAACATGAGACGTTTATGTACGAATTTTGGTTTCCTTTTGACGAAATAAAGTATAAATTCCTGGTGGTGTTTTTCAATCTTTTGATGGTATCTATGGGATTCTTTTTCAATATCGCTTCTAGAATAACCCCTCAGTCTCTGATTATATTTATCAGTGCTGAATTGCGCATATTGCAAATTCGAATTAGGAGGGCGTTCGACAACGAATGCACTGATGAAAAGGTTATTTTGGTGAAAGTTAAGCAGCTGGTAAGAAAACATCAAAGTATCATTAG GTTTGTTGAATTATTAAACGacgcaataaaaaatatgatattctTAGAGTTTTTGATTAATTCTGTAAATGTTGCGGCAGCTTTATTGCAAGTTGTAACG GTAAGAACCAACTCAGAAATGGCGTTTTCGTTCTTTCACTTAAGCCTTTTGGTAGTGCAGATATTCATATTATCATGGAGTGCGAACGATATTAATATACAA AGCTTGGATATTGCTAATGCAGTGTACGAGAGTAATTGGATCGACCAAAGTGAAGAAGTTAAGAAGATAATGTATATTATGCTAATGCGTGCACAGAAACCTTTAATATTAACCATAGGTTCATTTAGGGTGATGAATGTTGAGTCTGCTCTTATT ACTATGAAAGGTGCCTATACTTATGCCTCGGTAATGATACAAAAATATACCTAG